One segment of Megachile rotundata isolate GNS110a chromosome 4, iyMegRotu1, whole genome shotgun sequence DNA contains the following:
- the LOC100876486 gene encoding cytochrome b5 reductase 4 isoform X2, with protein sequence MKKGPEQDKGKSERAEGKDAAKDIQEKMKMVDMKSATGLLAKNTVLLPSGVARVKQSYGSKVIGEAGSSSGSATGNPRNKTALAPGHSLMDWIRLGNSGVDLTGVGGVPRVVTLTELANHNKQNDAWIAIRGVVFNVTRYMDFHPGGISELMRGVGKDATKLFENVHAWVNYQSILQKCVVGRLSRGTGNNNNSSSSSSTENVVSNTTNCSLTKLDLIKSCMTSIVNQENVPEDSLLNVKMDWRQTSNSITLFYQTVRDYPGVCYQLRRISDSKLVFKLFFERDIITHELDLAADIEWPPVCKRNFDTMEVDFTFTKKKKEIWKSLGSHTISRETNTSSRTYREYEVVANMPLSKLVHLLVVRAKDYLELVPIGRHVEAKMNVMGMEVSRSYTPVPPCLHPDDMAPSYRSDCLCLMIKKYPNGALSPSITALQIGQTLMLSNALGAFVVESFDRYSVIHMLAGGTGLTAMLGIVQRALARRSVKTINLLNFNKDEDNMFYVAQLEKASAEKKLKVTHILSQAGSTWSGKRGAISDDLLKELVAEDSPDACVFTCGPPGFIQSAKNSAGNRIKCTISTINPVQMCLHFFIPNSRTSVKSWKSERRNYVWFYRIFNHPFGYFYSYFRPQSTSRHENPFIRYIRT encoded by the exons ATGAAGAAGGGCCCAGAACAGGATAAAGGAAAATCGGAGAGAGCAGAAGGCAAAGATGCGGCAAAAGATATTCAGGAGAAGATGAAAATGGTGGACATGAAATCAGCCACTGGTCTTCTCGCAAAAAACACCGTTTTATTGCCGAGTGGAGTTGCACGTGTGAAACAATCCTATGGGTCGAAGGTAATCGGCGAGGCGGGATCGTCATCCGGCTCAGCTACCG GCAATCCTCGAAATAAAACGGCGTTAGCACCTGGCCACAGTCTGATGGACTGGATTCGATTAGGTAATTCAGGCGTCGACTTAACCGGCGTCGGTGGAGTACCACGAGTTGTTACTTTGACCGAACTGGCCAATCACAATAAACAAAACGATGCTTGGATCGCCATTCGAG GAGTAGTATTCAACGTAACCCGTTATATGGACTTCCACCCAGGCGGTATCAGCGAGCTAATGCGAGGCGTTGGTAAAGATGCAACAAAACTTTTCGAAAAC GTGCACGCTTGGGTCAACTATCAGAGCATCCTTCAGAAATGCGTGGTTGGAAGATTGAGTCGTGGTACTGGGAACAATAACAATAGCAGTTCATCCTCATCGACGGAGAACGTTGTCTCGAACACGACCAATTGTTCCTTAACGAAGTTGGACCTGATAAAAAGTTGCATGA CCAGCATTGTTAATCAGGAAAACGTGCCAGAGGATAGCTTGTTAAATGTGAAGATGGATTGGAGACAGACATCCAATTCAATCACACTTTTCTATCAAACGGTACGTGACTATCCGGGCGTGTGTTATCAGCTACGAAGGATAAGCGACTCGAAATtggtttttaaattgtttttcgAGCGGGACATTATTACGCACGAACTCGATTTGGCGGCGGATATAGAATGGCCGCCGGTATGCAAGAGGAATTTCGACACAATGGAG GTGGATTTCACGTtcacgaagaagaagaaagagataTGGAAATCCCTGGGCAGCCACACCATATCCAGAGAGACGAATACTAGTAGTCGAACGTATAGAGAGTATGAAGTGGTGGCGAACATGCCTCTCTCTAAGTTGGTACATCTACTAGTTGTGCGAGCTAAAGATTATCTGGAATTAGTACCCATTGGCAGACACGTGGAAGCCAAAATGAATGTGATGG GGATGGAAGTATCGCGATCGTACACGCCTGTCCCACCGTGCCTTCATCCCGACGACATGGCGCCGAGCTACAGATCCGACTGCTTGTGTCTGATGATTAAGAAATATCCGAACGGCGCGCTTAGTCCGTCCATAACCGCCCTTCAAATCGGTCAGACCTTGATGCTGAGCAATGCTTTAGGTGCCTTTGTAGTAGAATCCTTTGATCGTTACTCGGTCATTCATATGCTTGCCGGTGGCACTGGCTTGACGGCGATGCTTGGCATCGTTCAGCGGGCCTTGGCCAGACGCTCTGT GAAGACCATAAACCTCCTGAACTTCAACAAGGATGAAGATAATATGTTCTACGTGGCGCAGTTGGAAAAAGCTAGCGCAGAGAAAAA ATTGAAAGTCACACATATCCTTTCGCAAGCTGGTAGCACGTGGTCGGGAAAGCGTGGAGCGATATCAGATGACTTATTGAAGGAGTTGGTTGCTGAGGATTCTCCCGATGCGTGTGTTTTCACATGTGGGCCTCCAGGATTCATTCAATCCGCGAAAAA CTCGGCTGGAAACCGTATCAAATGTACGATTTCGACGATTAATCCAGTGCAAATGTGTCTCCATTTTTTTATACCAAATTCCAGAACATCAGTGAAATCATGGAAAAGTGAAAGAAGGAATTACGTGTGGTTCTATCGAATTTTTAATCATCCTTTTGGATACTTTTACTCCTATTTCCGCCCACAGTCAACGTCGCGGCACGAAAATCCTTTTATTCGTTACATTCGTACATGA
- the LOC100876486 gene encoding cytochrome b5 reductase 4 isoform X1 codes for MKKGPEQDKGKSERAEGKDAAKDIQEKMKMVDMKSATGLLAKNTVLLPSGVARVKQSYGSKVIGEAGSSSGSATGNPRNKTALAPGHSLMDWIRLGNSGVDLTGVGGVPRVVTLTELANHNKQNDAWIAIRGVVFNVTRYMDFHPGGISELMRGVGKDATKLFENVHAWVNYQSILQKCVVGRLSRGTGNNNNSSSSSSTENVVSNTTNCSLTKLDLIKSCMTSIVNQENVPEDSLLNVKMDWRQTSNSITLFYQTVRDYPGVCYQLRRISDSKLVFKLFFERDIITHELDLAADIEWPPVCKRNFDTMELSLLQVDFTFTKKKKEIWKSLGSHTISRETNTSSRTYREYEVVANMPLSKLVHLLVVRAKDYLELVPIGRHVEAKMNVMGMEVSRSYTPVPPCLHPDDMAPSYRSDCLCLMIKKYPNGALSPSITALQIGQTLMLSNALGAFVVESFDRYSVIHMLAGGTGLTAMLGIVQRALARRSVKTINLLNFNKDEDNMFYVAQLEKASAEKKLKVTHILSQAGSTWSGKRGAISDDLLKELVAEDSPDACVFTCGPPGFIQSAKNSAGNRIKCTISTINPVQMCLHFFIPNSRTSVKSWKSERRNYVWFYRIFNHPFGYFYSYFRPQSTSRHENPFIRYIRT; via the exons ATGAAGAAGGGCCCAGAACAGGATAAAGGAAAATCGGAGAGAGCAGAAGGCAAAGATGCGGCAAAAGATATTCAGGAGAAGATGAAAATGGTGGACATGAAATCAGCCACTGGTCTTCTCGCAAAAAACACCGTTTTATTGCCGAGTGGAGTTGCACGTGTGAAACAATCCTATGGGTCGAAGGTAATCGGCGAGGCGGGATCGTCATCCGGCTCAGCTACCG GCAATCCTCGAAATAAAACGGCGTTAGCACCTGGCCACAGTCTGATGGACTGGATTCGATTAGGTAATTCAGGCGTCGACTTAACCGGCGTCGGTGGAGTACCACGAGTTGTTACTTTGACCGAACTGGCCAATCACAATAAACAAAACGATGCTTGGATCGCCATTCGAG GAGTAGTATTCAACGTAACCCGTTATATGGACTTCCACCCAGGCGGTATCAGCGAGCTAATGCGAGGCGTTGGTAAAGATGCAACAAAACTTTTCGAAAAC GTGCACGCTTGGGTCAACTATCAGAGCATCCTTCAGAAATGCGTGGTTGGAAGATTGAGTCGTGGTACTGGGAACAATAACAATAGCAGTTCATCCTCATCGACGGAGAACGTTGTCTCGAACACGACCAATTGTTCCTTAACGAAGTTGGACCTGATAAAAAGTTGCATGA CCAGCATTGTTAATCAGGAAAACGTGCCAGAGGATAGCTTGTTAAATGTGAAGATGGATTGGAGACAGACATCCAATTCAATCACACTTTTCTATCAAACGGTACGTGACTATCCGGGCGTGTGTTATCAGCTACGAAGGATAAGCGACTCGAAATtggtttttaaattgtttttcgAGCGGGACATTATTACGCACGAACTCGATTTGGCGGCGGATATAGAATGGCCGCCGGTATGCAAGAGGAATTTCGACACAATGGAG TTATCACTATTACAGGTGGATTTCACGTtcacgaagaagaagaaagagataTGGAAATCCCTGGGCAGCCACACCATATCCAGAGAGACGAATACTAGTAGTCGAACGTATAGAGAGTATGAAGTGGTGGCGAACATGCCTCTCTCTAAGTTGGTACATCTACTAGTTGTGCGAGCTAAAGATTATCTGGAATTAGTACCCATTGGCAGACACGTGGAAGCCAAAATGAATGTGATGG GGATGGAAGTATCGCGATCGTACACGCCTGTCCCACCGTGCCTTCATCCCGACGACATGGCGCCGAGCTACAGATCCGACTGCTTGTGTCTGATGATTAAGAAATATCCGAACGGCGCGCTTAGTCCGTCCATAACCGCCCTTCAAATCGGTCAGACCTTGATGCTGAGCAATGCTTTAGGTGCCTTTGTAGTAGAATCCTTTGATCGTTACTCGGTCATTCATATGCTTGCCGGTGGCACTGGCTTGACGGCGATGCTTGGCATCGTTCAGCGGGCCTTGGCCAGACGCTCTGT GAAGACCATAAACCTCCTGAACTTCAACAAGGATGAAGATAATATGTTCTACGTGGCGCAGTTGGAAAAAGCTAGCGCAGAGAAAAA ATTGAAAGTCACACATATCCTTTCGCAAGCTGGTAGCACGTGGTCGGGAAAGCGTGGAGCGATATCAGATGACTTATTGAAGGAGTTGGTTGCTGAGGATTCTCCCGATGCGTGTGTTTTCACATGTGGGCCTCCAGGATTCATTCAATCCGCGAAAAA CTCGGCTGGAAACCGTATCAAATGTACGATTTCGACGATTAATCCAGTGCAAATGTGTCTCCATTTTTTTATACCAAATTCCAGAACATCAGTGAAATCATGGAAAAGTGAAAGAAGGAATTACGTGTGGTTCTATCGAATTTTTAATCATCCTTTTGGATACTTTTACTCCTATTTCCGCCCACAGTCAACGTCGCGGCACGAAAATCCTTTTATTCGTTACATTCGTACATGA
- the LOC100876486 gene encoding cytochrome b5 reductase 4 isoform X5, with product MKKGPEQDKGKSERAEGKDAAKDIQEKMKMVDMKSATGLLAKNTVLLPSGVARVKQSYGSKVIGEAGSSSGSATGNPRNKTALAPGHSLMDWIRLGNSGVDLTGVGGVPRVVTLTELANHNKQNDAWIAIRGVVFNVTRYMDFHPGGISELMRGVGKDATKLFENVHAWVNYQSILQKCVVGRLSRGTGNNNNSSSSSSTENVVSNTTNCSLTKLDLIKSCMTSIVNQENVPEDSLLNVKMDWRQTSNSITLFYQTVRDYPGVCYQLRRISDSKLVFKLFFERDIITHELDLAADIEWPPVCKRNFDTMEVDFTFTKKKKEIWKSLGSHTISRETNTSSRTYREYEVVANMPLSKLVHLLVVRAKDYLELVPIGRHVEAKMNVMGMEVSRSYTPVPPCLHPDDMAPSYRSDCLCLMIKKYPNGALSPSITALQIGQTLMLSNALGAFVVESFDRYSVIHMLAGGTGLTAMLGIVQRALARRSVKTINLLNFNKDEDNMFYVAQLEKASAEKKLKVTHILSQAGSTWSGKRGAISDDLLKELVAEDSPDACVFTCGPPGFIQSAKKSLQKLGWKPYQMYDFDD from the exons ATGAAGAAGGGCCCAGAACAGGATAAAGGAAAATCGGAGAGAGCAGAAGGCAAAGATGCGGCAAAAGATATTCAGGAGAAGATGAAAATGGTGGACATGAAATCAGCCACTGGTCTTCTCGCAAAAAACACCGTTTTATTGCCGAGTGGAGTTGCACGTGTGAAACAATCCTATGGGTCGAAGGTAATCGGCGAGGCGGGATCGTCATCCGGCTCAGCTACCG GCAATCCTCGAAATAAAACGGCGTTAGCACCTGGCCACAGTCTGATGGACTGGATTCGATTAGGTAATTCAGGCGTCGACTTAACCGGCGTCGGTGGAGTACCACGAGTTGTTACTTTGACCGAACTGGCCAATCACAATAAACAAAACGATGCTTGGATCGCCATTCGAG GAGTAGTATTCAACGTAACCCGTTATATGGACTTCCACCCAGGCGGTATCAGCGAGCTAATGCGAGGCGTTGGTAAAGATGCAACAAAACTTTTCGAAAAC GTGCACGCTTGGGTCAACTATCAGAGCATCCTTCAGAAATGCGTGGTTGGAAGATTGAGTCGTGGTACTGGGAACAATAACAATAGCAGTTCATCCTCATCGACGGAGAACGTTGTCTCGAACACGACCAATTGTTCCTTAACGAAGTTGGACCTGATAAAAAGTTGCATGA CCAGCATTGTTAATCAGGAAAACGTGCCAGAGGATAGCTTGTTAAATGTGAAGATGGATTGGAGACAGACATCCAATTCAATCACACTTTTCTATCAAACGGTACGTGACTATCCGGGCGTGTGTTATCAGCTACGAAGGATAAGCGACTCGAAATtggtttttaaattgtttttcgAGCGGGACATTATTACGCACGAACTCGATTTGGCGGCGGATATAGAATGGCCGCCGGTATGCAAGAGGAATTTCGACACAATGGAG GTGGATTTCACGTtcacgaagaagaagaaagagataTGGAAATCCCTGGGCAGCCACACCATATCCAGAGAGACGAATACTAGTAGTCGAACGTATAGAGAGTATGAAGTGGTGGCGAACATGCCTCTCTCTAAGTTGGTACATCTACTAGTTGTGCGAGCTAAAGATTATCTGGAATTAGTACCCATTGGCAGACACGTGGAAGCCAAAATGAATGTGATGG GGATGGAAGTATCGCGATCGTACACGCCTGTCCCACCGTGCCTTCATCCCGACGACATGGCGCCGAGCTACAGATCCGACTGCTTGTGTCTGATGATTAAGAAATATCCGAACGGCGCGCTTAGTCCGTCCATAACCGCCCTTCAAATCGGTCAGACCTTGATGCTGAGCAATGCTTTAGGTGCCTTTGTAGTAGAATCCTTTGATCGTTACTCGGTCATTCATATGCTTGCCGGTGGCACTGGCTTGACGGCGATGCTTGGCATCGTTCAGCGGGCCTTGGCCAGACGCTCTGT GAAGACCATAAACCTCCTGAACTTCAACAAGGATGAAGATAATATGTTCTACGTGGCGCAGTTGGAAAAAGCTAGCGCAGAGAAAAA ATTGAAAGTCACACATATCCTTTCGCAAGCTGGTAGCACGTGGTCGGGAAAGCGTGGAGCGATATCAGATGACTTATTGAAGGAGTTGGTTGCTGAGGATTCTCCCGATGCGTGTGTTTTCACATGTGGGCCTCCAGGATTCATTCAATCCGCGAAAAA GTCGCTTCAAAAGCTCGGCTGGAAACCGTATCAAATGTACGATTTCGACGATTAA
- the LOC100876486 gene encoding cytochrome b5 reductase 4 isoform X3, which yields MPRCCGASLVSVMDGDGSPQSLGLQIQDGNPRNKTALAPGHSLMDWIRLGNSGVDLTGVGGVPRVVTLTELANHNKQNDAWIAIRGVVFNVTRYMDFHPGGISELMRGVGKDATKLFENVHAWVNYQSILQKCVVGRLSRGTGNNNNSSSSSSTENVVSNTTNCSLTKLDLIKSCMTSIVNQENVPEDSLLNVKMDWRQTSNSITLFYQTVRDYPGVCYQLRRISDSKLVFKLFFERDIITHELDLAADIEWPPVCKRNFDTMELSLLQVDFTFTKKKKEIWKSLGSHTISRETNTSSRTYREYEVVANMPLSKLVHLLVVRAKDYLELVPIGRHVEAKMNVMGMEVSRSYTPVPPCLHPDDMAPSYRSDCLCLMIKKYPNGALSPSITALQIGQTLMLSNALGAFVVESFDRYSVIHMLAGGTGLTAMLGIVQRALARRSVKTINLLNFNKDEDNMFYVAQLEKASAEKKLKVTHILSQAGSTWSGKRGAISDDLLKELVAEDSPDACVFTCGPPGFIQSAKNSAGNRIKCTISTINPVQMCLHFFIPNSRTSVKSWKSERRNYVWFYRIFNHPFGYFYSYFRPQSTSRHENPFIRYIRT from the exons ATGCCACGATGCTGCGGCGCGTCTTTGGTTTCCGTCATGGACGGCGACGGGTCTCCGCAGAGTCTCGGTTTGCAGATTCAGGACG GCAATCCTCGAAATAAAACGGCGTTAGCACCTGGCCACAGTCTGATGGACTGGATTCGATTAGGTAATTCAGGCGTCGACTTAACCGGCGTCGGTGGAGTACCACGAGTTGTTACTTTGACCGAACTGGCCAATCACAATAAACAAAACGATGCTTGGATCGCCATTCGAG GAGTAGTATTCAACGTAACCCGTTATATGGACTTCCACCCAGGCGGTATCAGCGAGCTAATGCGAGGCGTTGGTAAAGATGCAACAAAACTTTTCGAAAAC GTGCACGCTTGGGTCAACTATCAGAGCATCCTTCAGAAATGCGTGGTTGGAAGATTGAGTCGTGGTACTGGGAACAATAACAATAGCAGTTCATCCTCATCGACGGAGAACGTTGTCTCGAACACGACCAATTGTTCCTTAACGAAGTTGGACCTGATAAAAAGTTGCATGA CCAGCATTGTTAATCAGGAAAACGTGCCAGAGGATAGCTTGTTAAATGTGAAGATGGATTGGAGACAGACATCCAATTCAATCACACTTTTCTATCAAACGGTACGTGACTATCCGGGCGTGTGTTATCAGCTACGAAGGATAAGCGACTCGAAATtggtttttaaattgtttttcgAGCGGGACATTATTACGCACGAACTCGATTTGGCGGCGGATATAGAATGGCCGCCGGTATGCAAGAGGAATTTCGACACAATGGAG TTATCACTATTACAGGTGGATTTCACGTtcacgaagaagaagaaagagataTGGAAATCCCTGGGCAGCCACACCATATCCAGAGAGACGAATACTAGTAGTCGAACGTATAGAGAGTATGAAGTGGTGGCGAACATGCCTCTCTCTAAGTTGGTACATCTACTAGTTGTGCGAGCTAAAGATTATCTGGAATTAGTACCCATTGGCAGACACGTGGAAGCCAAAATGAATGTGATGG GGATGGAAGTATCGCGATCGTACACGCCTGTCCCACCGTGCCTTCATCCCGACGACATGGCGCCGAGCTACAGATCCGACTGCTTGTGTCTGATGATTAAGAAATATCCGAACGGCGCGCTTAGTCCGTCCATAACCGCCCTTCAAATCGGTCAGACCTTGATGCTGAGCAATGCTTTAGGTGCCTTTGTAGTAGAATCCTTTGATCGTTACTCGGTCATTCATATGCTTGCCGGTGGCACTGGCTTGACGGCGATGCTTGGCATCGTTCAGCGGGCCTTGGCCAGACGCTCTGT GAAGACCATAAACCTCCTGAACTTCAACAAGGATGAAGATAATATGTTCTACGTGGCGCAGTTGGAAAAAGCTAGCGCAGAGAAAAA ATTGAAAGTCACACATATCCTTTCGCAAGCTGGTAGCACGTGGTCGGGAAAGCGTGGAGCGATATCAGATGACTTATTGAAGGAGTTGGTTGCTGAGGATTCTCCCGATGCGTGTGTTTTCACATGTGGGCCTCCAGGATTCATTCAATCCGCGAAAAA CTCGGCTGGAAACCGTATCAAATGTACGATTTCGACGATTAATCCAGTGCAAATGTGTCTCCATTTTTTTATACCAAATTCCAGAACATCAGTGAAATCATGGAAAAGTGAAAGAAGGAATTACGTGTGGTTCTATCGAATTTTTAATCATCCTTTTGGATACTTTTACTCCTATTTCCGCCCACAGTCAACGTCGCGGCACGAAAATCCTTTTATTCGTTACATTCGTACATGA
- the LOC100876486 gene encoding cytochrome b5 reductase 4 isoform X6, with protein MICGVVFNVTRYMDFHPGGISELMRGVGKDATKLFENVHAWVNYQSILQKCVVGRLSRGTGNNNNSSSSSSTENVVSNTTNCSLTKLDLIKSCMTSIVNQENVPEDSLLNVKMDWRQTSNSITLFYQTVRDYPGVCYQLRRISDSKLVFKLFFERDIITHELDLAADIEWPPVCKRNFDTMELSLLQVDFTFTKKKKEIWKSLGSHTISRETNTSSRTYREYEVVANMPLSKLVHLLVVRAKDYLELVPIGRHVEAKMNVMGMEVSRSYTPVPPCLHPDDMAPSYRSDCLCLMIKKYPNGALSPSITALQIGQTLMLSNALGAFVVESFDRYSVIHMLAGGTGLTAMLGIVQRALARRSVKTINLLNFNKDEDNMFYVAQLEKASAEKKLKVTHILSQAGSTWSGKRGAISDDLLKELVAEDSPDACVFTCGPPGFIQSAKNSAGNRIKCTISTINPVQMCLHFFIPNSRTSVKSWKSERRNYVWFYRIFNHPFGYFYSYFRPQSTSRHENPFIRYIRT; from the exons ATGATTTGCG GAGTAGTATTCAACGTAACCCGTTATATGGACTTCCACCCAGGCGGTATCAGCGAGCTAATGCGAGGCGTTGGTAAAGATGCAACAAAACTTTTCGAAAAC GTGCACGCTTGGGTCAACTATCAGAGCATCCTTCAGAAATGCGTGGTTGGAAGATTGAGTCGTGGTACTGGGAACAATAACAATAGCAGTTCATCCTCATCGACGGAGAACGTTGTCTCGAACACGACCAATTGTTCCTTAACGAAGTTGGACCTGATAAAAAGTTGCATGA CCAGCATTGTTAATCAGGAAAACGTGCCAGAGGATAGCTTGTTAAATGTGAAGATGGATTGGAGACAGACATCCAATTCAATCACACTTTTCTATCAAACGGTACGTGACTATCCGGGCGTGTGTTATCAGCTACGAAGGATAAGCGACTCGAAATtggtttttaaattgtttttcgAGCGGGACATTATTACGCACGAACTCGATTTGGCGGCGGATATAGAATGGCCGCCGGTATGCAAGAGGAATTTCGACACAATGGAG TTATCACTATTACAGGTGGATTTCACGTtcacgaagaagaagaaagagataTGGAAATCCCTGGGCAGCCACACCATATCCAGAGAGACGAATACTAGTAGTCGAACGTATAGAGAGTATGAAGTGGTGGCGAACATGCCTCTCTCTAAGTTGGTACATCTACTAGTTGTGCGAGCTAAAGATTATCTGGAATTAGTACCCATTGGCAGACACGTGGAAGCCAAAATGAATGTGATGG GGATGGAAGTATCGCGATCGTACACGCCTGTCCCACCGTGCCTTCATCCCGACGACATGGCGCCGAGCTACAGATCCGACTGCTTGTGTCTGATGATTAAGAAATATCCGAACGGCGCGCTTAGTCCGTCCATAACCGCCCTTCAAATCGGTCAGACCTTGATGCTGAGCAATGCTTTAGGTGCCTTTGTAGTAGAATCCTTTGATCGTTACTCGGTCATTCATATGCTTGCCGGTGGCACTGGCTTGACGGCGATGCTTGGCATCGTTCAGCGGGCCTTGGCCAGACGCTCTGT GAAGACCATAAACCTCCTGAACTTCAACAAGGATGAAGATAATATGTTCTACGTGGCGCAGTTGGAAAAAGCTAGCGCAGAGAAAAA ATTGAAAGTCACACATATCCTTTCGCAAGCTGGTAGCACGTGGTCGGGAAAGCGTGGAGCGATATCAGATGACTTATTGAAGGAGTTGGTTGCTGAGGATTCTCCCGATGCGTGTGTTTTCACATGTGGGCCTCCAGGATTCATTCAATCCGCGAAAAA CTCGGCTGGAAACCGTATCAAATGTACGATTTCGACGATTAATCCAGTGCAAATGTGTCTCCATTTTTTTATACCAAATTCCAGAACATCAGTGAAATCATGGAAAAGTGAAAGAAGGAATTACGTGTGGTTCTATCGAATTTTTAATCATCCTTTTGGATACTTTTACTCCTATTTCCGCCCACAGTCAACGTCGCGGCACGAAAATCCTTTTATTCGTTACATTCGTACATGA
- the LOC100876486 gene encoding cytochrome b5 reductase 4 isoform X4, giving the protein MKKGPEQDKGKSERAEGKDAAKDIQEKMKMVDMKSATGLLAKNTVLLPSGVARVKQSYGSKVIGEAGSSSGSATGNPRNKTALAPGHSLMDWIRLGNSGVDLTGVGGVPRVVTLTELANHNKQNDAWIAIRGVVFNVTRYMDFHPGGISELMRGVGKDATKLFENVHAWVNYQSILQKCVVGRLSRGTGNNNNSSSSSSTENVVSNTTNCSLTKLDLIKSCMTSIVNQENVPEDSLLNVKMDWRQTSNSITLFYQTVRDYPGVCYQLRRISDSKLVFKLFFERDIITHELDLAADIEWPPVCKRNFDTMELSLLQVDFTFTKKKKEIWKSLGSHTISRETNTSSRTYREYEVVANMPLSKLVHLLVVRAKDYLELVPIGRHVEAKMNVMGMEVSRSYTPVPPCLHPDDMAPSYRSDCLCLMIKKYPNGALSPSITALQIGQTLMLSNALGAFVVESFDRYSVIHMLAGGTGLTAMLGIVQRALARRSVKTINLLNFNKDEDNMFYVAQLEKASAEKKLKVTHILSQAGSTWSGKRGAISDDLLKELVAEDSPDACVFTCGPPGFIQSAKKSLQKLGWKPYQMYDFDD; this is encoded by the exons ATGAAGAAGGGCCCAGAACAGGATAAAGGAAAATCGGAGAGAGCAGAAGGCAAAGATGCGGCAAAAGATATTCAGGAGAAGATGAAAATGGTGGACATGAAATCAGCCACTGGTCTTCTCGCAAAAAACACCGTTTTATTGCCGAGTGGAGTTGCACGTGTGAAACAATCCTATGGGTCGAAGGTAATCGGCGAGGCGGGATCGTCATCCGGCTCAGCTACCG GCAATCCTCGAAATAAAACGGCGTTAGCACCTGGCCACAGTCTGATGGACTGGATTCGATTAGGTAATTCAGGCGTCGACTTAACCGGCGTCGGTGGAGTACCACGAGTTGTTACTTTGACCGAACTGGCCAATCACAATAAACAAAACGATGCTTGGATCGCCATTCGAG GAGTAGTATTCAACGTAACCCGTTATATGGACTTCCACCCAGGCGGTATCAGCGAGCTAATGCGAGGCGTTGGTAAAGATGCAACAAAACTTTTCGAAAAC GTGCACGCTTGGGTCAACTATCAGAGCATCCTTCAGAAATGCGTGGTTGGAAGATTGAGTCGTGGTACTGGGAACAATAACAATAGCAGTTCATCCTCATCGACGGAGAACGTTGTCTCGAACACGACCAATTGTTCCTTAACGAAGTTGGACCTGATAAAAAGTTGCATGA CCAGCATTGTTAATCAGGAAAACGTGCCAGAGGATAGCTTGTTAAATGTGAAGATGGATTGGAGACAGACATCCAATTCAATCACACTTTTCTATCAAACGGTACGTGACTATCCGGGCGTGTGTTATCAGCTACGAAGGATAAGCGACTCGAAATtggtttttaaattgtttttcgAGCGGGACATTATTACGCACGAACTCGATTTGGCGGCGGATATAGAATGGCCGCCGGTATGCAAGAGGAATTTCGACACAATGGAG TTATCACTATTACAGGTGGATTTCACGTtcacgaagaagaagaaagagataTGGAAATCCCTGGGCAGCCACACCATATCCAGAGAGACGAATACTAGTAGTCGAACGTATAGAGAGTATGAAGTGGTGGCGAACATGCCTCTCTCTAAGTTGGTACATCTACTAGTTGTGCGAGCTAAAGATTATCTGGAATTAGTACCCATTGGCAGACACGTGGAAGCCAAAATGAATGTGATGG GGATGGAAGTATCGCGATCGTACACGCCTGTCCCACCGTGCCTTCATCCCGACGACATGGCGCCGAGCTACAGATCCGACTGCTTGTGTCTGATGATTAAGAAATATCCGAACGGCGCGCTTAGTCCGTCCATAACCGCCCTTCAAATCGGTCAGACCTTGATGCTGAGCAATGCTTTAGGTGCCTTTGTAGTAGAATCCTTTGATCGTTACTCGGTCATTCATATGCTTGCCGGTGGCACTGGCTTGACGGCGATGCTTGGCATCGTTCAGCGGGCCTTGGCCAGACGCTCTGT GAAGACCATAAACCTCCTGAACTTCAACAAGGATGAAGATAATATGTTCTACGTGGCGCAGTTGGAAAAAGCTAGCGCAGAGAAAAA ATTGAAAGTCACACATATCCTTTCGCAAGCTGGTAGCACGTGGTCGGGAAAGCGTGGAGCGATATCAGATGACTTATTGAAGGAGTTGGTTGCTGAGGATTCTCCCGATGCGTGTGTTTTCACATGTGGGCCTCCAGGATTCATTCAATCCGCGAAAAA GTCGCTTCAAAAGCTCGGCTGGAAACCGTATCAAATGTACGATTTCGACGATTAA